A region from the Methylocella sp. genome encodes:
- a CDS encoding histidine kinase dimerization/phosphoacceptor domain -containing protein: protein MCPSDNGDTPIVEPTPQSDGPDLAQRALQQRIRQQEILAKLGVTALQGASFDRLLADTARLTAEGLRAEFCKVLEHIPSENRFLVRAGVGWSPGIVGVASVGADLASPAGFALRTGKPVISNHLENEERFRTPDILQQHGIHRAMNVILQGEGRPFGVLEVDSRSEDEFEEHDLAFLQGAANILGMAIERDRHERSLKAALERQQFLLKETNHRVKNSLTIVASMLHLQARDIDDPNLTRHLDEASNRVAAVARAHDQLYQGFDIERMDIGKYIETVCKDLDAGVSQYDIHTHVDYGIEISADRAISAALIVNELITNAVKYAYQGQSGGKIWVTVARLENDSFSISVRDEGAGLPSDFDPRKAKGLGMRIVRSFSQQLNGAFTFRTHDPGAEFIITIPRQG, encoded by the coding sequence ATGTGTCCGTCTGATAACGGCGATACGCCGATCGTCGAGCCCACGCCTCAGAGCGATGGCCCCGATCTCGCGCAACGCGCCTTGCAACAGCGTATCCGCCAGCAGGAGATATTGGCCAAGTTAGGGGTCACCGCCCTCCAGGGCGCTTCTTTCGACAGGCTGCTTGCCGATACGGCGCGACTGACGGCCGAAGGTTTGCGCGCTGAATTCTGCAAGGTTCTTGAGCATATTCCATCCGAAAATCGATTTTTGGTTCGCGCTGGCGTTGGTTGGAGCCCCGGCATTGTTGGCGTTGCCAGCGTTGGCGCTGATCTAGCCTCGCCGGCGGGCTTCGCTCTGCGAACCGGCAAGCCTGTGATTTCAAATCATCTCGAAAATGAAGAACGATTCAGAACCCCGGATATTCTTCAGCAGCATGGCATCCACCGTGCAATGAATGTCATCTTGCAGGGCGAAGGAAGACCATTCGGGGTGCTTGAGGTAGACAGCCGATCCGAAGACGAGTTCGAGGAGCATGATTTGGCGTTCTTGCAAGGCGCCGCCAATATTCTCGGCATGGCGATCGAACGAGACCGCCACGAGCGCAGTCTCAAAGCCGCTTTGGAGCGCCAGCAGTTTCTGCTGAAAGAGACGAACCATCGCGTGAAAAACAGTCTCACAATCGTCGCGAGCATGCTTCATCTTCAAGCCCGCGACATTGATGATCCAAATCTCACCCGGCATCTCGACGAGGCCTCAAACCGAGTGGCGGCTGTGGCGAGAGCTCATGATCAGTTGTACCAGGGCTTCGATATCGAGCGGATGGATATCGGGAAGTATATTGAAACAGTGTGCAAGGACTTGGACGCCGGCGTTTCACAATATGACATTCATACTCATGTGGATTACGGGATCGAGATTTCCGCCGATCGCGCGATATCAGCGGCGCTGATCGTCAATGAACTGATCACCAATGCCGTGAAGTACGCATATCAGGGGCAATCAGGCGGCAAGATCTGGGTGACTGTCGCGCGTTTGGAGAATGATAGTTTTTCAATCTCCGTGCGCGACGAGGGAGCCGGCCTGCCGTCGGACTTTGATCCCCGAAAAGCCAAGGGACTGGGAATGAGGATCGTCAGGTCGTTTTCTCAACAATTGAACGGCGCCTTCACATTTCGAACCCACGATCCCGGCGCCGAGTTCATCATCACCATTCCGCGCCAGGGTTGA
- a CDS encoding cytochrome P450, whose product MTDHCVRQAETELPTLVGILDGPLFDLFKYGMLTSNGPDHRRRRSPFSATFAARLIADFRPRIRKIVEDLIDGWYADGEVDLLDCYAAQLPAHTISEILGLPKADIPHFTSLVYNVSRVFSLSFAPEDVPDMQNAGKQLFAYADQLLEARRTAPKDDFLTSYLAAANESGDLSPNEIVIQIVSLIIGGSDTTRGALAIQVALLLQHLEQWDAVCRDPALIPGAVLEALRFEPIVASVSRFALEDIEIDGRVLERGKLVTLSTMSAMRDQELYRNPDTFDIRRTDQQRWPLVFGGGAHRCIGEALAKAELEEGLAALTARIPQLRLAGEEPRPRGHVGIRRLDGMSVKWPIHAS is encoded by the coding sequence ATGACCGACCATTGCGTGCGACAAGCGGAGACGGAGCTTCCAACACTTGTGGGCATTTTGGACGGCCCGCTGTTCGATCTCTTCAAATACGGAATGCTCACGTCGAACGGGCCTGATCACCGGCGGCGGCGCTCGCCTTTTTCAGCGACATTTGCGGCCCGCCTCATCGCCGACTTCCGGCCGCGCATCCGCAAGATTGTCGAGGATCTGATCGACGGCTGGTACGCTGATGGGGAGGTCGACTTACTGGATTGTTACGCCGCGCAACTACCAGCGCATACCATCAGCGAAATCCTTGGGTTGCCGAAAGCGGACATCCCTCACTTCACAAGCCTAGTTTATAACGTGTCCCGGGTTTTCAGTCTGTCATTCGCGCCAGAAGACGTGCCTGATATGCAGAACGCCGGAAAACAACTGTTTGCTTATGCGGATCAACTTCTGGAGGCGCGCCGCACAGCTCCAAAAGACGATTTCCTGACCTCTTATTTGGCGGCGGCCAATGAGAGCGGCGACCTTTCGCCAAATGAAATCGTGATTCAGATCGTGTCGCTGATCATCGGCGGCAGCGATACCACGCGAGGCGCTCTGGCGATCCAAGTTGCATTGCTTCTGCAACATCTCGAACAATGGGACGCGGTATGTCGCGATCCCGCGCTCATTCCTGGCGCCGTATTGGAAGCGTTGCGTTTCGAGCCGATCGTCGCCTCAGTCTCTCGCTTCGCGCTTGAAGACATTGAGATCGACGGGCGCGTTCTTGAACGCGGAAAACTGGTGACGCTTTCGACCATGTCGGCGATGCGAGACCAAGAGCTCTATCGAAACCCCGACACGTTTGATATCCGCAGAACAGACCAGCAGCGTTGGCCTCTCGTATTCGGAGGCGGCGCTCATCGATGCATTGGGGAGGCTCTCGCCAAGGCCGAACTGGAGGAAGGGCTCGCCGCGCTTACTGCGCGCATCCCGCAACTTCGGTTGGCCGGCGAGGAGCCGCGGCCAAGAGGGCACGTCGGCATCCGCCGCCTTGACGGCATGAGCGTCAAGTGGCCGATCCATGCCTCATGA
- a CDS encoding acetamidase/formamidase family protein produces the protein MSRRHEIPATPENMVWGYLDSTTKPVLEIASGDVVTLHSFPAGGKETLPEDRSLVPADYLAALDTLTQGPGPHFMTGPVYVKGAEYGDVLQIDILDVKVRQDWGFVSILPLLGTLPDEFTDYETIHPTVDHARNVCVTPWGTEIPLDPFFGIIAVAPPAAWGRCGSPVPRSFGGNMDNKELRPGTTLYLPVFNEGALFFAGDGHGVQGDGEVCITALETGVTGVFRLTVRKDMKLSWPFAENATHLMSIGLDEDLDDAAKQAVREMVAHICARTNLTRNQAYMLCSLAGNLRVTQLVDGNKGIHMMFPKAYL, from the coding sequence ATGTCGCGACGCCACGAGATTCCCGCAACGCCCGAAAACATGGTGTGGGGCTACTTGGACAGCACAACGAAACCAGTGTTGGAAATCGCCTCTGGCGATGTGGTGACGCTTCACTCATTTCCGGCCGGCGGCAAAGAGACCTTGCCGGAAGATCGAAGCCTAGTCCCTGCCGATTACCTCGCCGCGCTGGACACGCTTACGCAGGGACCTGGTCCCCACTTTATGACCGGACCTGTCTATGTCAAAGGCGCCGAGTATGGTGATGTTCTCCAGATCGACATTCTCGACGTGAAGGTGCGGCAGGACTGGGGGTTCGTATCGATCCTGCCCCTGCTTGGAACCTTGCCGGACGAATTCACCGATTACGAAACCATTCATCCGACCGTCGACCATGCGCGCAATGTATGCGTGACGCCATGGGGAACGGAGATCCCGCTTGATCCATTCTTCGGCATTATCGCCGTAGCGCCTCCAGCGGCATGGGGCCGCTGTGGTTCGCCCGTGCCGCGCAGCTTCGGCGGCAACATGGACAATAAGGAGCTGCGCCCGGGGACGACGCTCTATCTTCCGGTCTTCAACGAGGGCGCTTTGTTCTTTGCGGGCGATGGGCATGGCGTGCAGGGCGATGGCGAGGTATGCATCACCGCGCTCGAGACCGGCGTCACCGGCGTTTTCCGCCTGACGGTCCGCAAGGACATGAAGCTGTCATGGCCCTTCGCGGAGAACGCGACCCATCTGATGTCGATTGGGCTCGATGAGGATTTGGATGACGCCGCCAAGCAGGCGGTGCGCGAAATGGTCGCCCACATTTGCGCCCGCACGAACCTCACTCGCAATCAGGCGTATATGCTTTGCTCGCTCGCCGGCAACCTGCGCGTGACGCAGCTCGTTGACGGCAACAAGGGCATCCACATGATGTTCCCGAAGGCTTATCTATAG
- the urtE gene encoding urea ABC transporter ATP-binding subunit UrtE: MRFRVENLDQHYGSAQVLRRVDFEIEPGECLAVLGRNGAGKTTLLKCLMGVLPTTQGRILVDGADITGWSSHRRSVCGLAYVPQGREIFSELTVGENIEAAARAHGTFGTGLIDETLALFPVLKQMWRRPGGALSGGQQQQLAIARALVTKPGLLILDEPTEGIQPNIVAAIKDVLAALKGKISLLLVEQYLDFAISLADSIVVLSRGTVIEAGRADATSRDQLTRHIAI, translated from the coding sequence ATGCGATTTCGCGTCGAAAATCTCGATCAGCACTATGGAAGCGCGCAGGTTTTGCGGCGCGTCGATTTCGAGATCGAACCAGGAGAGTGCCTGGCGGTGCTCGGTCGCAATGGGGCTGGCAAGACGACCCTGCTCAAATGCCTGATGGGCGTCTTGCCGACGACTCAGGGCCGGATTCTGGTCGACGGCGCGGATATCACGGGCTGGTCTTCCCACCGGCGCTCGGTTTGCGGGCTCGCCTATGTGCCGCAGGGCCGCGAAATCTTTTCCGAACTAACCGTGGGAGAGAACATCGAGGCGGCCGCCCGCGCGCATGGGACGTTTGGGACCGGGCTCATCGATGAAACCCTCGCGCTTTTCCCGGTGTTGAAGCAGATGTGGCGTCGCCCCGGCGGCGCGCTCTCGGGAGGACAGCAGCAACAGCTCGCCATCGCTCGCGCGCTGGTGACCAAGCCCGGCCTGCTTATCCTCGACGAGCCGACCGAAGGCATCCAGCCCAATATTGTGGCGGCCATAAAGGACGTTCTCGCCGCCCTCAAGGGCAAGATCTCTCTGTTGCTCGTCGAGCAATATCTCGACTTCGCAATCAGTCTCGCCGACAGCATCGTAGTCCTGTCCCGCGGGACGGTAATCGAGGCTGGCCGCGCCGATGCGACCAGCCGTGACCAACTCACCCGGCATATCGCCATCTGA
- the urtD gene encoding urea ABC transporter ATP-binding protein UrtD, with protein MSGVALLVDAVTVEFGSFRAIDSLSLAIDYGEVRAVIGPNGAGKTTLLDVISGITRPKRGRVVLDQMIDITQQNESEIARSGVRRKFQKPSIFEGLNVRQHIVIGAQAGFRRTMSERMLAERVAEILEAVGLANEAQRSASELAHGQKQWLEIGMVLASNPKVLMLDEPVAGLTDEETERTAALVRGLRRRDRAIVVVEHDMDFVERIADRVTVLHEGRTLFEGSMANVRADERVVEVYLGR; from the coding sequence ATGTCTGGGGTTGCGCTTCTGGTTGACGCCGTAACCGTCGAGTTCGGCAGTTTCCGCGCCATCGACTCACTGTCGCTCGCGATCGACTATGGCGAGGTCCGCGCGGTCATCGGCCCCAATGGTGCCGGCAAGACAACCTTGCTTGACGTCATTTCCGGCATCACCCGCCCAAAACGAGGTCGGGTAGTGTTGGACCAGATGATCGACATCACGCAGCAAAACGAGTCGGAGATCGCGCGGTCGGGCGTTCGGCGAAAATTCCAGAAGCCAAGCATTTTTGAAGGGCTGAATGTGCGCCAGCATATCGTCATCGGCGCGCAGGCGGGGTTTCGACGCACAATGTCCGAACGCATGCTCGCCGAACGAGTGGCCGAAATTCTGGAAGCCGTTGGTCTCGCCAACGAGGCTCAGCGCTCCGCCTCTGAACTCGCTCATGGGCAAAAGCAATGGCTCGAAATCGGCATGGTGTTGGCTTCGAACCCCAAAGTTCTCATGCTCGACGAGCCGGTCGCCGGCCTGACCGACGAGGAAACCGAGCGCACGGCCGCTCTGGTGCGCGGATTGAGGCGCCGGGACCGCGCCATCGTCGTGGTTGAGCACGATATGGACTTTGTCGAGCGCATAGCCGATCGGGTCACGGTTTTGCACGAAGGCAGAACCCTTTTCGAGGGCTCCATGGCCAATGTGCGAGCCGACGAGCGCGTCGTCGAAGTCTATCTGGGGCGCTGA
- the urtC gene encoding urea ABC transporter permease subunit UrtC codes for MKPWTSDRPLLLLLALIAAVAILLAVSAATSSGVSPYVANAIGQLAAFAVLALSLDLIWGYLGILSLGQGLFFGIGGYAVAMYLLKHSFEVTGTAPDFMQFMGWKELPFYWAGFGFFPYALLAAAIVTLLIAGAFGYVSFRSRVGGVYFAIITQALVYVAMLLMFRNDTGFGGNNGMTGFSVVFGWPIGADGVVIAMSFVSVLALGLTLLGCRMLLGSRFGALMLAARDDEVRLRTLGYDTLRLKLAVWCLAALIAALAGILYVPQVGIINPRLLAPDLSLEIAVWVAIGGRGHLIGAVIGVLLVNALKFWLSTAAPELWPFILSALIVLVVLVFPNGLVDLGKMKLARPMGPKRLATGARELR; via the coding sequence ATGAAGCCCTGGACGTCGGACCGGCCGCTGCTCCTGTTGCTGGCGCTCATCGCGGCGGTAGCTATCTTGCTCGCCGTCTCGGCTGCGACCTCTTCCGGCGTTTCGCCCTATGTGGCGAACGCGATCGGCCAACTCGCGGCCTTCGCGGTGCTGGCCCTCTCGCTCGACCTTATCTGGGGCTATCTCGGCATATTGTCGCTTGGGCAAGGCCTGTTCTTTGGGATCGGCGGCTATGCGGTCGCCATGTACCTCTTGAAACATTCGTTTGAGGTCACGGGCACGGCGCCGGATTTCATGCAGTTCATGGGCTGGAAGGAATTGCCGTTCTATTGGGCGGGTTTCGGATTTTTCCCTTATGCCCTGCTGGCCGCCGCAATCGTCACCCTGCTGATCGCAGGCGCATTCGGCTATGTGTCCTTCCGGTCCCGCGTCGGCGGCGTCTACTTCGCGATCATCACTCAGGCGCTCGTTTATGTGGCGATGCTGCTGATGTTCCGGAATGATACCGGGTTCGGCGGCAATAATGGCATGACGGGCTTTTCGGTCGTCTTCGGCTGGCCGATCGGCGCCGACGGCGTGGTGATCGCCATGTCGTTTGTCTCCGTGCTGGCGCTGGGCCTCACCTTGCTTGGCTGCCGCATGTTGCTCGGCAGCCGTTTTGGCGCGCTCATGCTGGCCGCGCGCGACGATGAAGTCAGGCTGCGCACCCTAGGCTACGATACGCTTCGCCTGAAGCTGGCGGTCTGGTGTTTGGCTGCGCTCATCGCAGCGCTGGCGGGCATTCTCTACGTGCCGCAAGTCGGCATCATCAATCCGCGTCTCCTCGCGCCCGATCTTTCTCTCGAGATCGCCGTCTGGGTCGCGATCGGCGGCCGGGGGCATCTTATTGGCGCCGTGATCGGCGTGCTTCTGGTCAACGCCCTGAAATTCTGGCTTTCGACCGCGGCGCCGGAGCTATGGCCCTTCATCCTGTCGGCGCTCATCGTCCTCGTGGTGTTGGTTTTCCCGAATGGGCTCGTCGACCTCGGCAAGATGAAGCTCGCGCGTCCAATGGGTCCGAAGCGACTTGCGACTGGCGCGCGGGAGCTGCGCTGA
- the urtB gene encoding urea ABC transporter permease subunit UrtB yields the protein MLRRFCVAVCLAVTMAAPGSLYAADAARPALIAGLCGEAAALNETGGALVGLAAEGSDDDRNWAAPIARAVLDHKFTCDAAGAVVATGGATLDALTGAPREAGEDAHAPVLNLKNRGIFETAEAALALRAAPDATRRSAALHTLERKAASLPESLFDGAARAEQDPALKQQILAIAHAAALNSAEPAKRIAALAQIAENPNRRAMTEVEALTADPAYATNPEFKRAVDAAVTKISRGIAIGDVLATLYNGLSFASILFMAAIGLAVIFGLMGVINLAQGEFIMIGAYVTWLVQEGLRRLAPGLVDFYLILAIPVAFLVTAAIGIALEAALLRHLYRRPLMSLLATWAVSLFLTNLVRVTFGTQNLQFVTPFYVTGGVPVIGDFIFTWNRMFAIVFAIVTLALTWAIVRLTPLGLNIRAVTQNRIMAGCIGIPVRRVDMMAFGLGSGLAGLAGLALAPVYSVNPLMGQNFIIDSFMVVVLGGVGTIAGTVVAALGIGQINVLIEPLWGAVAAKVIVLLMIIAFLQWRPEGLFAVKGRRK from the coding sequence ATGCTGCGTCGTTTCTGCGTCGCCGTCTGTCTTGCTGTGACGATGGCGGCGCCTGGGTCGCTCTACGCGGCGGACGCGGCGCGCCCGGCTTTGATCGCTGGACTTTGCGGCGAGGCTGCCGCGCTGAACGAGACCGGAGGCGCCTTAGTCGGGCTGGCGGCGGAAGGTTCCGACGATGACCGAAACTGGGCGGCGCCGATCGCCCGCGCCGTGCTCGACCACAAATTTACTTGCGACGCGGCTGGAGCCGTAGTCGCAACCGGCGGAGCCACTCTCGACGCGCTGACCGGCGCGCCGCGGGAGGCGGGGGAAGACGCGCACGCCCCGGTGCTCAACCTGAAGAACCGGGGTATATTTGAGACTGCCGAGGCGGCTCTCGCCCTGCGCGCCGCCCCCGACGCAACTCGGCGCAGCGCGGCTCTGCATACGCTGGAGCGTAAGGCCGCGAGCTTGCCCGAAAGCCTGTTCGACGGGGCGGCGAGGGCCGAGCAAGATCCCGCTTTGAAGCAGCAGATCCTCGCGATCGCCCATGCGGCCGCGCTGAATTCGGCCGAGCCGGCAAAGCGGATCGCGGCTCTGGCGCAGATCGCCGAAAATCCGAACCGCCGCGCCATGACGGAAGTCGAGGCGCTAACAGCCGATCCGGCCTATGCGACCAATCCGGAATTCAAGCGCGCGGTCGACGCCGCAGTCACTAAGATCTCACGCGGCATCGCCATCGGCGACGTGCTTGCAACGCTCTACAATGGGCTGAGCTTCGCCAGCATTCTGTTCATGGCGGCAATCGGCCTCGCGGTAATTTTCGGTCTGATGGGCGTGATCAATCTGGCGCAGGGCGAGTTCATCATGATCGGCGCCTATGTGACTTGGCTGGTCCAGGAAGGGCTGCGGCGTCTCGCGCCCGGCCTTGTCGACTTCTACCTCATCCTGGCGATTCCAGTCGCTTTTCTGGTTACCGCCGCAATCGGCATAGCGCTCGAAGCCGCGCTGCTTCGGCATCTCTACCGCCGGCCGCTTATGAGCCTCCTCGCCACCTGGGCCGTCAGCCTCTTCCTCACCAATCTGGTCCGCGTCACCTTCGGCACGCAGAACCTGCAATTTGTCACGCCGTTTTATGTCACGGGCGGCGTGCCCGTCATCGGGGATTTCATTTTTACGTGGAATCGCATGTTCGCCATCGTCTTCGCGATCGTGACGCTGGCTTTGACCTGGGCCATCGTGCGGTTGACGCCGCTTGGCCTCAACATTCGCGCGGTTACGCAGAACCGGATCATGGCGGGCTGCATCGGCATCCCGGTGCGGCGGGTGGACATGATGGCGTTTGGCCTCGGCTCGGGCCTTGCGGGATTGGCCGGCCTCGCTCTAGCGCCGGTCTATAGCGTCAATCCTCTGATGGGACAGAACTTCATCATCGACAGTTTTATGGTGGTCGTGCTCGGCGGCGTCGGCACGATCGCGGGCACGGTCGTGGCCGCGCTCGGGATCGGACAGATCAATGTGCTGATAGAGCCGCTCTGGGGCGCAGTTGCGGCCAAAGTCATCGTGCTGCTGATGATTATCGCTTTCCTGCAATGGCGCCCCGAGGGCCTCTTCGCCGTCAAAGGCCGCCGCAAATGA
- a CDS encoding urea ABC transporter substrate-binding protein, whose protein sequence is MSTFSRRSFLQATGLATAALASPIGMPAIIRSARAATGPVKLGCLFSSSGTMANIEGRLNYVVRMAAEEINAKGGVNGRTIEVAVSDPASDWPLYAQIGKQMLEQEKVAALFGCWTSVSRKSVLPVVEHADGLLFYPLHFEGEENSKNVVYVNSPPTSSVLPAVDYLMGDDGVSAKRFFMLGSDYVWPRTINKLLKGYWKSKGIPETALKEEYVPLGFSNFQTLVNQIRSFADQPGGKPIVVLTVVGSSIPDFLREFANQSIKATDVPVLGLDMVEADLEGLNTEPLVGHLNCWAYLQNAKGAANKAFLKQWADYVKAKNVPFKGSVAIDPMVSAYDSVHLWAMAAAKAGSFDVPEVRKAFAGLSFDCPSGYKIAMTAENNYVSRGVFIGSVNEQQGFDVLWQSKDTPKPVPFGLQG, encoded by the coding sequence ATGAGCACGTTTTCACGGCGTTCGTTCCTCCAAGCGACGGGTCTCGCCACGGCAGCCCTCGCCTCGCCAATTGGCATGCCGGCGATCATCCGCTCCGCTCGCGCGGCGACGGGGCCCGTGAAGCTCGGCTGCCTATTCTCCTCCTCCGGCACAATGGCCAATATCGAGGGACGGCTGAACTATGTCGTCCGCATGGCCGCCGAGGAGATCAACGCCAAGGGCGGCGTCAACGGCCGCACCATTGAGGTTGCGGTGTCCGACCCGGCTTCCGACTGGCCGCTCTATGCGCAGATCGGCAAGCAGATGTTAGAGCAGGAGAAGGTCGCGGCGTTGTTTGGCTGCTGGACATCAGTGTCGCGCAAATCGGTGCTGCCGGTCGTCGAGCACGCGGACGGCCTTCTGTTCTACCCGCTGCACTTCGAGGGCGAGGAAAATTCCAAGAATGTCGTCTACGTGAATTCGCCGCCCACGAGTTCGGTGCTGCCCGCTGTGGATTACCTGATGGGCGACGACGGCGTCAGCGCCAAACGCTTCTTCATGTTGGGATCCGATTACGTTTGGCCCCGCACCATCAACAAACTACTCAAGGGATACTGGAAGTCCAAGGGCATTCCGGAAACCGCCTTGAAAGAGGAATATGTCCCGCTGGGGTTCTCCAACTTCCAAACGCTGGTCAATCAGATCCGGTCATTTGCGGATCAGCCGGGCGGAAAGCCGATCGTCGTTCTCACCGTGGTTGGCTCATCGATCCCGGATTTCCTCCGCGAGTTCGCCAACCAGAGCATCAAAGCGACCGACGTTCCCGTCCTCGGGCTCGACATGGTTGAAGCCGACCTCGAAGGCCTCAACACGGAGCCGCTCGTTGGCCATCTCAACTGCTGGGCTTACCTCCAGAACGCCAAAGGAGCCGCCAATAAGGCATTCCTCAAGCAATGGGCCGATTATGTGAAGGCCAAAAACGTCCCCTTCAAGGGCAGTGTGGCTATCGACCCGATGGTGTCGGCTTATGATTCCGTGCATCTTTGGGCGATGGCGGCCGCCAAGGCCGGCTCGTTCGATGTGCCCGAAGTCCGCAAGGCGTTCGCCGGCCTCAGCTTTGATTGCCCATCGGGCTACAAGATCGCCATGACGGCCGAGAACAATTATGTGTCCCGCGGCGTGTTCATAGGGTCCGTGAACGAACAACAAGGGTTCGATGTGCTCTGGCAGTCGAAGGACACCCCGAAGCCTGTCCCGTTCGGCTTACAGGGATAA
- a CDS encoding transposase translates to MRRSQHTEGEILHLLLEASAGLSIAQICSAARITPRTFYRWRRRYGGLTLPAVREMKELQLENLRLRTLVNSLSARLDGTAMKIPSSNATKVAGRPDQGCERNGPSAIGSEPMRGASAGRFAFVRGLR, encoded by the coding sequence ATGCGACGCTCGCAGCACACCGAAGGTGAAATCCTACATCTGCTCCTCGAGGCGAGCGCTGGTCTCTCCATCGCTCAGATTTGCAGCGCCGCGCGGATAACGCCGCGCACGTTTTATCGGTGGCGCAGACGCTACGGCGGCCTGACCTTGCCGGCGGTTCGCGAAATGAAGGAGCTCCAGCTTGAGAACTTGAGGCTCCGCACTCTCGTCAATAGTCTCTCCGCTCGTTTGGATGGGACGGCGATGAAGATCCCATCCTCGAATGCTACCAAAGTTGCAGGGCGGCCAGATCAAGGCTGCGAGCGCAATGGGCCTTCGGCGATTGGTTCCGAGCCCATGCGCGGCGCATCGGCTGGCCGCTTCGCGTTCGTGCGCGGCCTTCGATGA
- the ureC gene encoding urease subunit alpha — MATITRRAYADLYGPTIGDRIRLADTGLLIEIEEDRATYGDEVTFGGGKVIRDGMGQSQRSAAEVVDVVITNVIILDHWGIVKADVGIKDGRIAGIGKSGNPDTQPNVNIIIGPGTDVIAGEGKILTAGAIDSHIHFICPQLAEEALASGTTTLIGGGTGPSVGTLATTVTPGPWNIHRMLEAIDDLPINVGLLGKGNASLPEPLHEQIRAGAMGLKLHEDWGTTPAAIDNCLSVADEEDIQVAIHTDTLNESGFVKDTFAAMKGRAIHSFHTEGAGGGHAPDIITACGEQNILPSSTNPTRPYTINTIDEHLDMLMVCHHLSPQIPEDVAFAESRIRKETIAAEDILHDLGAFSMMSSDSQAMGRIGETTLRCWQTAHKMKLQRGPLPEDSERNDNFRAKRYVAKYTINPAITHGIAHEIGSIEVGKRADLVLWKPAFFGVKPSLVLIGGMIAMAPMGDPNASISTPQPVHYRSMFGSLGRARASTGVTFVSKAALDDGIGDKLRLQKSLAAVRNTRSVQKKDMIHNNLAPKIEVDPQNYQVRIDGQIITCEPADVLPMAQRYFLF, encoded by the coding sequence ATGGCGACGATTACGCGACGGGCGTATGCCGATCTTTACGGCCCAACCATCGGCGACCGCATTCGCCTTGCCGATACCGGACTACTGATCGAAATCGAGGAAGACCGCGCGACATATGGCGATGAAGTGACGTTCGGCGGCGGAAAGGTTATCCGCGACGGCATGGGACAAAGCCAGCGATCCGCCGCCGAAGTGGTTGATGTCGTCATCACAAACGTCATCATTCTCGATCATTGGGGCATTGTGAAAGCCGATGTCGGCATCAAGGATGGCCGCATCGCCGGCATCGGCAAATCCGGCAATCCCGACACGCAGCCAAACGTCAACATTATCATCGGGCCTGGCACGGATGTGATTGCTGGCGAAGGCAAGATCCTGACGGCCGGCGCCATAGACTCGCACATCCATTTCATCTGCCCGCAACTGGCGGAGGAGGCGCTCGCGAGCGGCACAACCACCTTGATCGGCGGCGGAACCGGACCATCAGTCGGAACGCTTGCGACGACGGTAACGCCAGGACCCTGGAATATTCATCGCATGCTCGAGGCCATCGATGATTTGCCGATCAATGTGGGGCTGCTCGGCAAGGGCAATGCGAGCCTGCCCGAGCCCCTGCATGAACAGATCCGCGCCGGGGCCATGGGGCTGAAACTCCATGAAGATTGGGGCACAACGCCAGCGGCCATCGACAACTGCCTGTCCGTCGCGGATGAGGAAGACATTCAGGTCGCCATCCACACCGATACGCTCAACGAAAGCGGATTCGTCAAGGACACGTTCGCGGCCATGAAGGGCCGCGCCATCCACAGCTTCCATACGGAAGGGGCCGGCGGCGGTCACGCCCCGGATATCATCACCGCGTGCGGCGAGCAAAACATCCTGCCGTCATCCACCAATCCGACGCGCCCCTATACAATCAACACCATCGACGAGCATTTGGACATGCTCATGGTATGCCACCATCTGAGCCCGCAAATTCCCGAGGATGTCGCCTTCGCGGAGTCGCGCATCCGCAAGGAAACGATCGCGGCGGAGGATATTCTTCACGACCTTGGCGCCTTCAGCATGATGTCGTCCGACTCCCAAGCGATGGGGCGCATCGGAGAAACGACATTGCGGTGCTGGCAGACCGCTCACAAGATGAAGCTGCAGCGCGGGCCATTGCCCGAGGACAGCGAGCGCAACGATAATTTTCGCGCCAAGCGCTACGTCGCCAAATACACCATCAACCCGGCCATCACTCATGGCATAGCCCATGAAATCGGCTCGATCGAGGTCGGCAAGCGCGCGGACTTGGTGCTTTGGAAGCCGGCGTTCTTCGGCGTCAAACCTTCGCTTGTCCTTATCGGCGGCATGATCGCCATGGCGCCCATGGGCGATCCGAACGCTTCGATCTCGACGCCGCAGCCGGTGCACTATCGAAGCATGTTCGGCTCGCTCGGCCGCGCCCGCGCCAGCACCGGGGTGACGTTCGTCTCAAAGGCCGCGCTTGATGACGGCATAGGCGACAAACTCCGGCTCCAGAAATCGCTGGCGGCTGTTCGCAACACAAGGTCCGTTCAAAAGAAGGATATGATCCACAATAATCTGGCGCCGAAGATCGAAGTCGACCCGCAAAATTACCAGGTGCGGATAGACGGCCAAATCATCACTTGCGAGCCCGCCGATGTATTGCCCATGGCCCAGCGCTACTTCTTGTTCTGA